A region from the Citrobacter telavivensis genome encodes:
- the lpdA gene encoding dihydrolipoyl dehydrogenase, giving the protein MSTEIKTQVVVLGAGPAGYSAAFRCADLGLETVIVERYSTLGGVCLNVGCIPSKALLHVAKVIEEAKALAEHGIVFGEPKTDIDKIRTWKEKVITQLTGGLAGMAKGRKVKVVTGLGKFTGANTLEVEGDNGKTVINFDNAIIAAGSRPIQLPFIPHEDPRVWDSTDALELKSVPKRLLVMGGGIIGLEMGTVYHALGSEIDVVEMFDQVIPAADKDIVKVFTKRIGKKFNLMLETKVTAVEAKKDGIYVSMEGKKAPAEAQRYDAVLVAIGRVPNGKNLDAGKAGVEVDDRGFIRVDKQLRTNVPHIFAIGDIVGQPMLAHKGVHEGHVAAEVIAGMKHYFDPKVIPSIAYTEPEVAWVGLTEKEAKEKGISYETATFPWAASGRAIASDCADGMTKLIFDKETHRVIGGAIVGTNGGELLGEIGLAIEMGCDAEDIALTIHAHPTLHESVGLAAEVFEGSITDLPNAKAKKKK; this is encoded by the coding sequence ATGAGTACTGAAATCAAAACTCAGGTCGTGGTACTTGGGGCAGGCCCCGCAGGTTACTCTGCAGCCTTCCGTTGCGCTGATTTAGGTCTGGAAACCGTAATCGTAGAACGTTACAGCACCCTCGGTGGTGTTTGTCTGAACGTCGGCTGTATCCCTTCTAAAGCACTGCTGCACGTTGCGAAAGTTATCGAAGAAGCCAAAGCGCTGGCTGAACACGGTATCGTCTTCGGCGAGCCGAAAACCGATATCGACAAAATTCGTACCTGGAAAGAAAAAGTAATCACTCAGCTGACCGGTGGTCTGGCGGGTATGGCAAAAGGCCGTAAAGTGAAAGTGGTTACCGGTCTGGGTAAATTCACCGGGGCGAACACCCTGGAAGTTGAAGGTGACAACGGCAAAACCGTGATCAACTTCGACAACGCGATCATCGCGGCGGGTTCCCGTCCGATCCAGTTGCCGTTCATTCCGCATGAAGATCCGCGTGTATGGGACTCCACCGACGCCCTGGAACTGAAATCCGTACCGAAGCGTCTGCTGGTCATGGGTGGCGGTATCATCGGTCTGGAAATGGGGACCGTGTACCATGCGCTGGGTTCAGAGATTGACGTGGTTGAAATGTTCGACCAGGTTATCCCGGCGGCTGACAAAGACATCGTTAAAGTCTTCACCAAACGTATCGGTAAGAAATTCAACCTGATGCTGGAAACCAAAGTGACTGCCGTTGAAGCGAAAAAAGACGGTATTTACGTTTCCATGGAAGGCAAAAAAGCCCCGGCTGAAGCACAGCGTTATGACGCGGTGCTGGTCGCCATCGGTCGTGTACCGAACGGTAAAAACCTCGACGCGGGCAAAGCTGGCGTGGAAGTGGACGACCGTGGCTTCATCCGCGTTGACAAACAGTTGCGCACCAACGTGCCGCACATCTTTGCTATCGGCGATATCGTCGGTCAGCCAATGCTGGCGCACAAAGGTGTTCACGAAGGTCACGTTGCCGCTGAAGTTATCGCCGGCATGAAACACTACTTCGATCCGAAAGTGATCCCATCCATTGCTTACACTGAACCAGAAGTGGCGTGGGTAGGTCTGACGGAGAAAGAAGCGAAAGAGAAAGGCATCAGCTATGAAACCGCCACCTTCCCGTGGGCTGCTTCTGGCCGTGCTATCGCTTCTGACTGCGCAGACGGTATGACCAAACTGATTTTCGACAAAGAAACTCACCGTGTGATCGGTGGTGCGATTGTCGGCACCAACGGCGGCGAACTGCTGGGTGAAATTGGTCTGGCGATCGAAATGGGTTGTGATGCAGAAGATATCGCGCTGACCATCCATGCGCACCCGACTCTGCACGAGTCTGTTGGTCTGGCGGCAGAAGTGTTCGAAGGTAGCATCACTGACCTGCCGAACGCGAAAGCGAAGAAGAAGAAGTAA
- a CDS encoding UPF0231 family protein — protein MDYEFLRDVTGVVKVRMSMGHEVVGHWFNEEVKENLALLDEVEQAAHAVKGSERSWQRAGHEYTLWMDGEEVMIRANQLEFTGDEMEEGMSYYDEESLSLCGVEDFLQVVNAYREFLRQS, from the coding sequence ATGGATTACGAATTTCTGCGCGATGTTACCGGAGTGGTCAAGGTGCGCATGTCCATGGGTCACGAAGTGGTCGGGCACTGGTTTAATGAAGAAGTGAAAGAAAACCTGGCCCTGCTGGACGAAGTGGAACAGGCGGCACACGCGGTGAAAGGCAGCGAACGTTCCTGGCAACGGGCGGGGCACGAATATACGCTCTGGATGGATGGCGAAGAGGTGATGATCCGCGCCAATCAGCTGGAGTTTACCGGCGACGAAATGGAAGAGGGGATGAGTTACTACGATGAAGAGAGCCTGTCGCTGTGTGGCGTTGAGGATTTTCTTCAGGTGGTAAACGCATACCGGGAATTTCTGCGTCAATCCTGA
- a CDS encoding 2-keto-3-deoxygluconate permease 1, giving the protein MNIKKAIERIPGGMMVVPLVIGAIINTFAPQALEIGGFTTALFKNGAAPLIGAFLLCMGAGISVKAAPQALLQGGTITLTKLLVAIAIGLGVEHLFGAEGIFGLSGLAIIAAMSNSNGGLYAALVGEFGNERDVGAISILSLNDGPFFTMIALGAAGMANIPIMALVAVLVPLVVGMILGNLDHNMRDFLTKGGPLLIPFFAFALGAGINLEMLLQGGLAGILLGVLTTFIGGFFNIRADRLVGGSGIAGAAASSTAGNAVATPLAIAQADPSLAEVAAAAAPLIAASVITTAILTPILTSWVAKKQARQVAQENKA; this is encoded by the coding sequence ATGAACATCAAAAAGGCAATAGAACGCATACCCGGCGGCATGATGGTCGTGCCATTGGTTATCGGTGCCATTATTAATACCTTTGCCCCGCAGGCGCTGGAAATCGGCGGCTTTACCACCGCGCTGTTTAAAAACGGCGCTGCGCCGTTGATCGGCGCATTCCTGCTGTGTATGGGCGCAGGGATCAGCGTAAAAGCAGCGCCTCAGGCTTTGCTGCAAGGGGGCACGATCACCCTGACCAAGTTGCTGGTGGCCATCGCGATCGGCCTGGGGGTTGAACACCTGTTCGGAGCGGAAGGGATCTTTGGCTTAAGCGGCCTGGCCATTATTGCCGCCATGAGCAACTCGAACGGGGGGCTGTACGCGGCGTTAGTCGGTGAGTTCGGCAACGAACGTGATGTCGGCGCAATCTCTATTCTGTCTCTTAATGACGGTCCGTTCTTTACGATGATCGCGCTGGGTGCCGCAGGGATGGCCAACATTCCAATTATGGCGCTGGTGGCGGTACTGGTTCCCCTGGTGGTCGGCATGATCCTCGGTAATCTCGATCACAACATGCGTGACTTCCTGACCAAAGGCGGACCGCTATTGATTCCGTTTTTTGCCTTTGCGCTCGGCGCCGGCATCAACCTTGAAATGCTGTTGCAGGGCGGTCTGGCGGGCATTCTGCTTGGTGTACTGACCACGTTCATTGGCGGTTTCTTTAACATCCGCGCAGACCGTCTGGTGGGAGGAAGCGGGATTGCCGGAGCGGCAGCCTCCAGTACCGCCGGTAACGCCGTCGCGACGCCACTGGCTATTGCCCAGGCCGATCCTTCATTGGCGGAAGTCGCCGCCGCTGCCGCGCCGCTGATTGCCGCCTCCGTGATTACCACTGCGATCCTGACCCCGATCCTCACCTCGTGGGTGGCCAAAAAGCAGGCGCGTCAGGTTGCTCAGGAGAATAAAGCATGA
- a CDS encoding DUF3300 domain-containing protein, translating to MTLPFKPHVLALICSAGLLAASGMLYVKSRTPEAPTPVAVQPPAPAEAPPAPVAKASFTTAQIDQWVAPIALYPDPLLSQVLMAATYPANVVQAVQWSRDNPTQQGDAAIQAVANQPWDPSVKSLVAFPQLMTLMGENPEWVQNLGDAFLAQPQDVMDSVQRLRLLAQQTGSLKSTPQQTVTSTPKKSVTPAPSATASTTQSSAVSTAPASTVIKIEPADPQVVYVPSYNPSTVYGTWPNTAYPPVYLPPTPGEQFAGSFVKGFGYSLGVATTYALFSNIDWDDDDHHHDDDHHHDDDRHGGNGYQHNGDNININVNNFNRISGQNLKTQNMTWQHNPAYRGGVPYQNASTAQRFHPTNVSGGLSATQQPAATASRDSQRQAAMAQLQQRHPDASKALPQQPTATTRDAQRKAASQQLNQVAQRNNYRGYDDNNTRRQSAQQTLKQSTTPAQQQHRDDLRAKAQQHPVSQQQRDTVRQHVGSSSPQQRQQVFQQNRANALSGNDSRSPTWQSQQQRGQESRRLSNVSHGQPAPARDRASEHHQFRHR from the coding sequence ATGACGTTGCCCTTTAAACCCCACGTGCTTGCGCTGATCTGTAGCGCCGGGCTACTTGCTGCTTCAGGCATGCTGTATGTCAAAAGCCGCACACCGGAAGCCCCGACGCCCGTCGCGGTACAACCGCCCGCGCCAGCCGAAGCCCCTCCGGCTCCGGTTGCAAAAGCGAGCTTTACCACGGCGCAAATCGATCAATGGGTTGCGCCGATTGCCCTCTATCCGGACCCGCTACTTTCTCAGGTTCTGATGGCGGCGACCTATCCGGCTAACGTCGTTCAGGCGGTGCAATGGTCGCGTGATAATCCAACACAACAGGGCGATGCCGCCATTCAGGCGGTTGCAAACCAGCCATGGGACCCCAGCGTGAAGTCGTTGGTTGCCTTTCCGCAACTCATGACGCTGATGGGGGAAAATCCGGAGTGGGTACAAAACCTCGGTGATGCGTTTCTGGCGCAACCGCAGGATGTCATGGATTCAGTTCAGCGCCTGCGCTTACTGGCCCAGCAAACCGGCTCGCTGAAATCCACCCCGCAGCAGACGGTAACCAGCACGCCGAAAAAGAGCGTGACTCCAGCGCCCTCAGCCACCGCCTCCACGACGCAATCCAGCGCCGTTTCTACGGCACCGGCCTCCACGGTGATTAAAATTGAACCTGCCGATCCGCAGGTGGTGTACGTCCCCAGCTATAACCCTTCCACGGTTTATGGTACCTGGCCCAACACCGCGTATCCGCCGGTATATCTCCCCCCTACGCCAGGCGAACAGTTTGCCGGGAGTTTTGTTAAGGGATTCGGCTACAGCCTTGGCGTTGCCACCACTTATGCACTGTTCAGCAATATCGACTGGGATGACGATGATCATCACCACGATGACGATCACCATCATGACGACGATCGTCATGGCGGTAATGGCTATCAGCACAATGGCGATAACATCAATATCAACGTTAATAACTTCAACCGCATCTCCGGGCAGAATCTGAAAACGCAGAACATGACCTGGCAGCACAACCCGGCCTATCGCGGCGGAGTGCCGTATCAAAACGCCTCAACGGCGCAGCGTTTCCATCCGACCAACGTCAGCGGCGGTCTCAGCGCCACACAGCAACCTGCCGCGACGGCTTCCCGCGACAGCCAGCGCCAGGCGGCGATGGCGCAACTACAACAGCGTCATCCGGATGCGTCTAAAGCGCTGCCTCAGCAACCCACTGCGACAACGCGCGATGCCCAGCGTAAAGCGGCCTCTCAACAGTTGAATCAGGTTGCCCAGCGCAATAATTATCGCGGCTATGACGACAACAACACACGTCGTCAGAGTGCACAGCAGACGTTGAAACAATCAACCACGCCAGCACAACAACAGCATCGTGACGATCTCAGGGCCAAAGCGCAGCAACACCCGGTCTCACAACAGCAGCGGGATACGGTACGTCAGCACGTCGGGTCCTCGTCACCACAGCAGCGTCAGCAGGTATTCCAGCAAAACCGGGCAAATGCCCTTAGCGGCAATGACAGTCGGTCGCCGACCTGGCAGTCGCAGCAGCAGCGCGGTCAGGAAAGTCGTCGTCTGAGTAATGTCAGCCATGGGCAACCTGCCCCCGCGCGCGATCGCGCTTCTGAACACCATCAATTTCGCCATCGCTAA
- a CDS encoding D-threonate kinase, with product MKMIVIADDFTGSNDTGVQLAKKGARTEVMLTPAQKPSRRADVLVINTESRAIPAAQAAQAVQQALVPWCEGAATPLVYKKIDSTFRGNVGAEVTAAMRAANRKLAVIAAAIPAAGRTTRDGLCLVNGTPLLETEFASDPKTPIISSRIAELVTLQSDIPVHEVSLDDVRQGRLSARLVAFAAEGECMVVVDAVDDRDLSLIAHAVCEQEVLPLLVGAAGLANALPVRMFMQEKQELPVLVVAGSMSEATRRQVDKALCQDRAKVVDIDVSRLASAHFEQEIASVVEQACTLLSRQHHTILRTSRCAQDRQMIDTLCASVGMRRQALGERLSQRLGTITLHIIEQARIGGLFLTGGDIATAVASALGAEGYRIQREVAPCIPCGTFVNSEIDDLPVITKAGGFGSDSTLCDALYFIEEMYSGN from the coding sequence ATGAAAATGATCGTTATCGCCGATGATTTTACGGGCTCTAACGATACCGGCGTGCAACTGGCAAAAAAAGGCGCACGTACGGAGGTGATGCTCACCCCGGCACAGAAGCCTTCACGGCGTGCCGATGTGCTGGTTATCAACACAGAGAGCCGGGCAATCCCAGCGGCGCAAGCCGCGCAGGCGGTTCAACAGGCGTTAGTCCCCTGGTGTGAAGGGGCCGCCACGCCGCTGGTGTATAAAAAAATCGATTCTACGTTTCGTGGCAACGTGGGGGCCGAGGTAACTGCGGCGATGCGCGCCGCCAACCGGAAACTGGCCGTGATTGCCGCAGCAATCCCCGCCGCAGGGCGCACGACGCGTGATGGACTGTGCCTGGTCAATGGAACACCGCTACTGGAGACTGAATTTGCCAGCGATCCCAAAACGCCGATTATCTCTTCGCGCATTGCGGAACTGGTCACGCTGCAAAGTGACATTCCGGTGCATGAAGTGTCGCTCGACGATGTCCGACAGGGACGACTGAGCGCGCGGTTAGTCGCTTTCGCGGCAGAAGGTGAGTGCATGGTGGTAGTGGATGCGGTTGATGACCGCGATTTGTCGCTGATTGCGCATGCCGTCTGCGAGCAGGAGGTACTGCCGTTACTGGTCGGTGCCGCCGGGCTTGCCAATGCCCTACCCGTCAGAATGTTCATGCAGGAAAAGCAGGAGCTTCCGGTGCTGGTTGTCGCGGGTTCGATGAGTGAAGCCACGCGGCGTCAGGTAGACAAAGCGCTGTGTCAGGACAGGGCGAAGGTTGTCGATATCGATGTTTCACGGTTGGCCTCTGCCCATTTCGAACAGGAAATTGCGTCCGTCGTGGAGCAGGCCTGCACGCTGTTGAGCCGCCAGCACCATACGATTTTACGTACCAGCCGGTGTGCGCAAGACCGGCAGATGATCGACACGCTGTGTGCCAGCGTGGGGATGCGTCGTCAGGCGCTTGGCGAACGGTTGAGCCAGCGTCTTGGGACAATCACGTTGCACATTATTGAGCAGGCGCGCATTGGCGGTCTGTTCCTGACCGGGGGGGATATCGCGACCGCTGTTGCCAGTGCGCTGGGGGCGGAAGGCTATCGCATTCAACGCGAGGTGGCCCCCTGTATTCCGTGCGGAACGTTTGTGAACAGCGAGATTGACGATCTGCCGGTGATCACCAAAGCGGGCGGATTCGGCTCCGACAGTACCCTTTGTGATGCGCTTTATTTTATTGAGGAGATGTACAGTGGTAACTAA
- the acnB gene encoding bifunctional aconitate hydratase 2/2-methylisocitrate dehydratase has protein sequence MLEEYRKHVAERAAEGIVPKPLDATQMAALVELLKAPPAGEEEFLLDLLINRVPPGVDEAAYVKAGFLAAIAKGETTSPLITPEKAIELLGTMQGGYNIHPLIDALDDAKLAPIAAKALSHTLLMFDNFYDVEEKAKAGNEFAKQVMHSWADAEWFLSRPPLAEKMTVTVFKVTGETNTDDLSPAPDAWSRPDIPLHALAMLKNAREGIEPDQPGVVGPIKQIEALASKGYPLAYVGDVVGTGSSRKSATNSVLWFMGDDIPHVPNKRGGGLCLGGKIAPIFFNTMEDAGALPIEVDVSNLNMGDVIDVYPFKGEVRNHETGELLASFELKTDVLVDEVRAGGRIPLIIGRGLTTKAREALGLPHSDVFRQAKDVAESNRGYSLAQKMVGRACGVAGIRPGAYCEPKMTSVGSQDTTGPMTRDELKDLACLGFSSDLVMQSFCHTAAYPKPVDVTTHHTLPDFIMNRGGVSLRPGDGVIHSWLNRMLLPDTVGTGGDSHTRFPIGISFPAGSGLVAFAAATGVMPLDMPESVLVRFKGKMQPGITLRDLVHAIPLYAIKQGLLTVEKKGKKNIFSGRILEIEGLPDLKVEQAFELTDASAERSAAGCTIKLNKEPIVEYLTSNIVLLKWMIAEGYGDRRTLERRVQGMEKWLAEPELLEGDADAEYAAVIDIDLADIKEPILCAPNDPDDARLLSDVQGDKIDEVFIGSCMTNIGHFRAAGKLLDAHKGQLPTRLWVAPPTRMDAAQLTEEGYYSVFGKSGARIEIPGCSLCMGNQARVADGATVVSTSTRNFPNRLGTGANVYLASAELAAVAALIGKLPTPEEYQTYVAQVDKTAVDTYRYLNFDQLSQYTEKADGVIFQTAV, from the coding sequence GTGCTAGAAGAATACCGTAAGCACGTAGCAGAACGTGCCGCCGAGGGGATTGTGCCCAAACCCTTAGATGCAACCCAAATGGCCGCGCTCGTCGAGCTGCTGAAAGCACCGCCTGCGGGCGAAGAAGAATTCCTGTTAGACCTGTTGATCAACCGTGTTCCCCCAGGCGTCGATGAAGCCGCCTATGTCAAAGCGGGTTTCCTCGCAGCCATCGCTAAAGGCGAAACAACTTCCCCACTGATTACGCCTGAAAAAGCGATTGAATTGCTCGGCACCATGCAGGGTGGTTACAACATCCATCCGCTGATCGACGCCCTGGACGATGCAAAACTGGCGCCGATTGCCGCCAAAGCGCTCTCCCATACTCTGCTGATGTTCGATAACTTCTATGACGTAGAAGAAAAAGCCAAAGCGGGTAACGAATTTGCGAAGCAGGTGATGCATTCCTGGGCTGATGCCGAATGGTTCCTGAGCCGTCCGCCGCTGGCTGAAAAAATGACCGTCACCGTCTTCAAAGTGACCGGTGAAACCAACACCGATGATCTGTCTCCGGCGCCGGATGCCTGGTCTCGTCCGGATATTCCACTTCACGCGTTAGCAATGTTGAAAAACGCCCGTGAAGGCATTGAGCCGGATCAGCCTGGCGTAGTGGGTCCGATCAAACAGATCGAAGCCCTGGCAAGTAAAGGCTATCCGTTGGCTTACGTCGGTGACGTTGTCGGTACCGGTTCTTCGCGTAAATCTGCCACCAACTCCGTGTTGTGGTTTATGGGCGATGACATTCCGCACGTGCCGAACAAACGCGGCGGCGGTCTGTGCCTCGGCGGTAAAATCGCACCTATCTTCTTCAACACCATGGAAGATGCGGGCGCGCTGCCAATCGAAGTTGACGTCAGCAACCTGAATATGGGTGATGTGATTGACGTTTACCCGTTCAAAGGTGAAGTCCGTAACCATGAAACCGGCGAACTGCTGGCGAGCTTTGAACTGAAAACCGACGTGCTGGTAGATGAAGTGCGCGCGGGCGGTCGTATTCCGCTGATCATCGGTCGCGGTCTGACCACCAAAGCGCGTGAAGCGCTGGGCCTGCCGCACAGCGACGTGTTCCGTCAGGCGAAAGATGTGGCGGAAAGCAACCGTGGTTACTCACTGGCACAGAAAATGGTCGGCCGTGCGTGCGGCGTAGCCGGTATCCGTCCGGGCGCGTACTGCGAACCGAAGATGACCTCCGTGGGTTCCCAGGATACCACCGGCCCAATGACCCGTGACGAACTGAAGGACCTGGCGTGCCTGGGCTTCTCTTCTGACCTGGTGATGCAGTCTTTCTGTCACACTGCGGCTTATCCGAAGCCGGTTGACGTCACCACGCACCACACGCTGCCGGACTTCATTATGAACCGTGGCGGTGTGTCGCTGCGTCCGGGCGATGGCGTGATCCACTCCTGGCTGAACCGTATGCTGCTGCCGGATACCGTCGGTACCGGTGGTGACTCCCACACCCGCTTCCCGATCGGGATTTCCTTCCCGGCAGGTTCAGGCCTGGTCGCGTTTGCTGCTGCGACCGGCGTGATGCCGCTGGACATGCCGGAATCGGTACTGGTGCGCTTTAAAGGCAAAATGCAGCCGGGGATTACCCTGCGCGATCTGGTACACGCTATTCCGCTGTACGCGATCAAACAGGGTCTGCTGACCGTCGAGAAGAAAGGCAAGAAGAACATCTTCTCTGGCCGTATTCTCGAAATCGAAGGTCTGCCGGATCTGAAAGTCGAGCAGGCGTTTGAGCTGACCGATGCTTCCGCCGAACGTTCAGCAGCAGGATGTACCATCAAGCTGAACAAAGAGCCGATCGTTGAATACCTGACCTCCAACATTGTTCTGCTGAAGTGGATGATCGCGGAAGGCTACGGCGACCGTCGTACGCTGGAACGTCGTGTGCAGGGCATGGAAAAATGGCTGGCGGAACCTGAACTGCTGGAAGGCGATGCGGATGCTGAATATGCCGCAGTAATCGACATCGATCTGGCCGATATCAAAGAGCCTATCCTGTGCGCGCCAAACGATCCGGATGACGCGCGTCTGCTCTCTGATGTTCAGGGCGATAAAATCGACGAAGTGTTCATCGGTTCCTGTATGACCAACATCGGTCACTTCCGTGCGGCCGGTAAGCTGCTGGATGCGCACAAAGGTCAATTGCCGACGCGTCTGTGGGTGGCACCGCCAACCCGTATGGATGCGGCACAGCTGACCGAAGAAGGCTACTACAGCGTCTTTGGTAAGAGCGGTGCGCGTATTGAAATCCCGGGCTGTTCACTGTGCATGGGTAACCAGGCGCGTGTGGCAGACGGGGCGACGGTGGTATCAACTTCCACGCGTAACTTCCCGAACCGTTTAGGGACCGGTGCGAACGTCTATCTGGCGTCTGCGGAGCTGGCGGCGGTTGCGGCACTGATCGGCAAACTGCCGACGCCGGAAGAGTACCAGACCTATGTGGCGCAGGTCGATAAAACGGCAGTCGACACCTATCGTTATCTGAACTTCGACCAGCTTTCTCAGTACACTGAGAAAGCAGACGGTGTGATTTTCCAGACAGCGGTGTAA
- a CDS encoding DUF2950 family protein: protein MKKILLSTLLLSLPLMSYAQQMFATPDEAANAFSRAIAGNNDAHLTALLGDDWRQFLPPEGADPEAVARFNRDWKVSHQIVQQGNVAHLNVGQENWQLPIPIVKASKGWHFDMSAAQDEILTRTVGRNELSAIQAMRAYVDAQYDYWQRKQAFATRIISHNGQQDGLYWPVKPGETPSPLGPAFSPDSPGEGYHGYYFRIIASDNEKGFALFAWPVSWGETGVMSFMVSQDDRVYQTDLGEDSGLKAIAIEKFTPHDPWKPVE from the coding sequence ATGAAAAAAATACTGTTAAGCACCCTGCTGCTCTCGTTGCCATTAATGAGCTACGCCCAGCAGATGTTTGCCACGCCAGACGAAGCTGCTAACGCCTTTTCCCGTGCGATTGCCGGGAATAACGACGCACACCTGACCGCTCTGTTAGGTGATGACTGGCGACAATTTTTACCCCCGGAAGGTGCGGACCCGGAAGCCGTCGCGCGCTTTAACCGCGACTGGAAGGTCAGCCATCAGATTGTGCAGCAAGGTAACGTGGCCCATCTGAACGTCGGTCAGGAGAACTGGCAGTTGCCCATCCCCATCGTGAAGGCAAGCAAGGGCTGGCATTTTGATATGTCTGCCGCGCAGGATGAGATCCTCACGCGAACGGTAGGTCGCAATGAACTCTCGGCGATTCAGGCCATGCGTGCCTATGTCGATGCCCAGTACGACTACTGGCAGCGCAAACAGGCTTTCGCCACCCGGATTATCAGCCATAACGGTCAACAGGATGGTTTGTACTGGCCCGTAAAACCCGGCGAAACGCCAAGCCCGTTAGGACCGGCCTTCAGCCCTGACTCGCCTGGTGAAGGGTATCACGGCTACTATTTTCGCATTATTGCCAGCGACAACGAGAAAGGGTTCGCGCTGTTCGCCTGGCCCGTCAGCTGGGGTGAAACAGGCGTGATGAGCTTTATGGTAAGCCAGGATGACCGCGTGTATCAGACGGATTTGGGGGAAGATAGTGGGCTAAAAGCCATCGCCATAGAAAAATTTACGCCACACGATCCCTGGAAACCGGTGGAGTGA